In Myxococcus stipitatus, the following are encoded in one genomic region:
- a CDS encoding virulence-associated E family protein yields the protein MRVAFYESAQDNVPRIEDVTWPQLRALLTTHRRSQCPQSPCPSRCPAKNGPAWSPVDVSEKRRNENVRAVTLAVFDLDHLTAEQLAPLDDLERGGYAFALHSTHSHRPPDYCLRLIMPLSRPVLPREWPSVRAAALALLRVPADPATKDLSRLYYLPDAPEGSEPFAESTDGRPLDVDELLASARAGLPVTAPPLAPSALLDSASTTTDLHHLGALLRRHARPENKALIGRVLRGQPLAPRGSQDTTLQQLMSTVAFCLPTDTPDAAIVELLRPCYAATDWEQGTEHLVSEALKKLHRARARKTERDAKRLVEHQALWERLGIATRPITTTAELTPTDEGQADPDEWMKQLVTYETREETRLRNLEANIYTVLLHAPEWRGALRFNEVTKELELSGSPLRADVRPDELDSEIAVWFQNSEYGRLGLNPKPSHVREVLRIVARQNAYDPLRDYLEGLVWDGKPRIDTFLERYLGATGDTEHLRTIGPKWLISAVARALRPGCKVDTVLILEGPQGLQKSTAFRILAGEWFSDAPLDIGNKDSAALASQYWIQELAELETVRRAADVQGLKAYVSRNEDIYRPPYGRVTVRTPRRCVLVGTTNSEEYLRNDPSGYRRWWPVRCTSIDIAALKQDRSQLWAEAVVRFHQGEQWWLTEDQAERAETQAKERSETPNDGKRDAIVQWLTRMPPARRPAEVPLLQVAEEALGVAKGQLNAAADREIASVLRDLGFRNRIQCVSGVRRRVWVVPESLRNAPEEKPATAGHRPH from the coding sequence ATGAGAGTCGCCTTCTACGAATCCGCCCAGGACAACGTGCCGCGTATCGAGGACGTCACTTGGCCGCAGCTACGCGCCCTCCTCACCACCCACCGCCGGAGCCAGTGCCCTCAGTCGCCCTGCCCCAGCCGATGCCCCGCCAAGAATGGTCCCGCCTGGAGCCCCGTCGACGTCTCGGAGAAGCGGCGCAACGAGAACGTCCGCGCAGTCACGCTGGCCGTCTTCGACTTGGACCACCTGACCGCCGAGCAACTCGCCCCTCTCGACGATTTGGAGCGAGGTGGCTACGCCTTCGCCCTTCACTCCACACACAGCCATCGCCCCCCTGACTACTGCCTTCGCCTCATCATGCCGTTGAGCAGGCCCGTGCTGCCTCGCGAGTGGCCTTCGGTGCGCGCCGCCGCCCTCGCCTTGCTGCGCGTCCCCGCCGACCCCGCAACGAAAGACTTGTCACGCCTCTACTACCTGCCGGACGCACCTGAAGGCTCCGAGCCCTTCGCGGAAAGCACCGACGGACGCCCTCTCGACGTCGACGAGCTGTTGGCCTCCGCGCGCGCGGGGCTGCCCGTCACCGCCCCTCCGTTGGCGCCGTCCGCGCTCCTGGACTCAGCCTCTACCACCACGGACCTGCACCACCTCGGCGCTCTGCTTCGGCGCCACGCGCGGCCCGAGAACAAGGCGCTCATTGGTCGCGTGCTTCGCGGCCAACCCCTCGCGCCACGAGGGAGCCAGGACACCACCCTCCAGCAGCTCATGAGCACGGTGGCCTTCTGCTTGCCCACTGACACACCAGACGCGGCCATTGTCGAGCTCCTGCGGCCTTGCTACGCCGCCACGGACTGGGAGCAAGGCACCGAGCACCTCGTCTCCGAAGCATTGAAGAAGCTGCACCGCGCCCGCGCCCGGAAGACGGAGCGCGACGCAAAGCGCCTCGTCGAGCACCAGGCACTCTGGGAGCGCCTTGGAATCGCAACCCGCCCCATCACCACCACCGCGGAGCTGACGCCTACCGATGAGGGACAAGCGGACCCGGATGAATGGATGAAGCAGCTCGTCACCTACGAGACGCGAGAGGAGACACGGCTGCGCAATCTGGAAGCGAACATCTACACCGTCCTTCTCCACGCGCCCGAGTGGCGCGGGGCGCTGCGATTCAACGAGGTGACGAAGGAGCTCGAGCTGTCCGGCAGCCCGTTGCGTGCGGATGTCCGCCCAGACGAGTTGGACAGCGAAATCGCGGTCTGGTTCCAAAACAGCGAGTACGGGCGCCTCGGCCTCAACCCCAAACCCTCTCACGTGCGTGAAGTCTTGCGGATTGTCGCAAGACAGAACGCCTATGACCCGCTGCGCGACTACCTGGAGGGGCTTGTCTGGGACGGCAAGCCGCGAATCGACACCTTCCTGGAGCGCTACCTCGGCGCCACAGGCGACACCGAGCACCTCCGCACCATCGGCCCCAAGTGGCTCATCAGCGCCGTGGCCCGTGCACTGCGCCCGGGCTGCAAGGTGGACACGGTGCTCATCCTCGAAGGTCCTCAAGGCCTCCAGAAATCCACCGCCTTCCGCATCCTCGCGGGCGAGTGGTTCAGCGATGCGCCGCTCGACATCGGCAACAAGGACTCGGCCGCCCTCGCCTCTCAGTACTGGATTCAGGAGTTGGCCGAACTGGAGACGGTGCGGCGTGCCGCCGACGTCCAGGGCCTCAAAGCCTACGTTTCCCGCAACGAGGACATCTACCGGCCGCCCTATGGCCGAGTGACGGTGCGCACGCCGCGCCGCTGCGTCCTCGTGGGCACCACCAATAGCGAGGAGTACCTGCGCAATGACCCCAGTGGTTACCGCCGCTGGTGGCCAGTCCGCTGCACGTCCATCGACATCGCGGCACTGAAGCAGGACCGCTCCCAGCTTTGGGCGGAAGCCGTGGTGCGATTCCACCAGGGCGAGCAATGGTGGCTCACCGAGGACCAGGCCGAGCGCGCCGAGACCCAGGCCAAGGAGCGCAGCGAGACGCCCAACGACGGAAAGAGGGACGCCATCGTCCAGTGGCTCACGCGGATGCCCCCAGCGCGGCGTCCGGCAGAAGTCCCGCTGCTCCAGGTGGCGGAGGAGGCCCTCGGTGTCGCGAAGGGGCAGCTCAACGCGGCGGCGGACAGGGAGATTGCCAGCGTCCTGAGAGACTTGGGCTTCCGCAACCGGATTCAGTGCGTGTCTGGAGTGCGCCGCCGTGTCTGGGTTGTTCCGGAGTCGCTGCGCAACGCACCGGAGGAAAAGCCCGCCACGGCTGGCCACCGCCCCCATTGA
- a CDS encoding sigma-70 family RNA polymerase sigma factor, whose amino-acid sequence MRDVPSTLALEVEGLALEILRLNEEGSRFSARRLADELLRRMAPALRVLARRFAKSRGTLGEDDLVQVASIEVFKALGTYRPEKKGGQSFLSWSTWRARRALKEHVRLQAADVRPSDAAQRGRTRSRTVVAPVEVISRDRPEEMQRGSVTDSHDAAVAMEFMTVEELLSTCEQVARLYYALADMEPMLRELVCRAHGLGRSRQSIREVASEWGVPRWRLDAMLARARSLLRRKLAERVD is encoded by the coding sequence GTGAGGGATGTCCCATCCACGCTGGCGCTCGAGGTGGAGGGGTTGGCGCTGGAGATTCTCCGGCTCAACGAAGAGGGTTCGCGCTTCTCCGCTCGGCGCCTGGCGGATGAGCTGCTGCGGCGCATGGCGCCTGCGCTTCGCGTGTTGGCGCGGCGCTTCGCGAAGTCGCGCGGCACGTTGGGCGAGGATGACCTCGTCCAGGTCGCGAGCATCGAGGTCTTCAAGGCCCTGGGGACGTACCGGCCCGAGAAGAAGGGCGGCCAGAGCTTCCTGTCCTGGTCAACGTGGCGTGCTCGGCGTGCCCTGAAAGAGCATGTCCGGCTTCAGGCGGCGGACGTGCGTCCCTCGGATGCTGCCCAGCGGGGACGGACCCGGAGCCGCACGGTGGTTGCGCCCGTCGAGGTCATCAGCCGCGACAGGCCAGAGGAGATGCAGCGGGGCTCCGTGACGGACTCCCATGACGCGGCTGTGGCCATGGAGTTCATGACAGTGGAGGAGCTGCTCTCCACGTGCGAGCAGGTGGCGCGGCTGTACTACGCGCTGGCCGACATGGAGCCCATGCTGCGCGAGCTGGTGTGCCGTGCCCATGGCTTGGGGCGCAGTCGGCAGAGCATTCGCGAGGTCGCCAGCGAGTGGGGTGTTCCACGTTGGCGTCTCGATGCGATGCTGGCGCGTGCTCGCAGTCTCCTGCGCCGCAAGCTGGCGGAGAGGGTGGACTGA